Proteins encoded together in one Myxococcales bacterium window:
- a CDS encoding zinc ribbon domain-containing protein codes for MPYCPRCKTEYVAGVSVCSDCGVELVPALTPEQMEDEDHPNYQYEVATEALGEIQTRILCAELEQAGIPYILSGDELGTVHVYPAKDSRVWVPKRYLEKTKELLETVLTPADDESLETDAAGDNVEIFFCDHCGAEVPSDAKKCPECGESFE; via the coding sequence ATGCCGTATTGTCCCCGATGCAAAACCGAGTACGTCGCCGGCGTGTCCGTTTGTTCCGATTGCGGCGTGGAACTGGTTCCCGCGCTGACGCCCGAACAAATGGAGGACGAAGACCACCCCAATTACCAATACGAAGTGGCCACCGAGGCGCTCGGCGAAATCCAAACCCGGATCCTCTGCGCCGAACTCGAACAGGCCGGCATCCCCTACATCCTGTCGGGCGACGAGTTGGGCACGGTGCACGTCTATCCCGCCAAGGATTCGCGCGTCTGGGTGCCCAAGCGCTACCTGGAAAAAACCAAGGAACTGCTGGAAACCGTTCTGACCCCGGCCGACGACGAGTCGTTGGAAACCGACGCGGCCGGCGACAATGTCGAAATCTTCTTTTGCGACCATTGCGGCGCCGAGGTACCGAGCGACGCCAAGAAATGCCCGGAGTGCGGCGAATCGTTCGAATAA